A part of Drosophila ananassae strain 14024-0371.13 chromosome 2R, ASM1763931v2, whole genome shotgun sequence genomic DNA contains:
- the LOC6507941 gene encoding probable deoxycytidylate deaminase yields MSEEATVQGMETHKRMSYLHWDDYFMATSLLSAQRSKDPVTQVGACIVDSQNRIVAIGYNGFPRNCSDDEFPWTKAKKDTKDFDPLKDKKMYVVHAEANAILNSNGATLTGTRLYTTLFPCNECAKLIIQSGISDILYLSDKYAEKPTYRASRRMLDAVGVGHRRHVPKQKQIIINFDDILEEDPNSSLNLNDLHL; encoded by the exons ATGTCTGAAGAAGCGACTGTTCAAGGGATGGAGACACACAAGCGAATGAGCTATTTGCACTGGGACGACTACTTCATGGCTACATCCCTGCTCTCGGCCCAGCGAAGTAAGGATCCAGTTACCCAGGTGGGTGCCTGCATAGTGGACTCGCAGAACAGAATAGTGGCCATTGGATACAATGGATTTCCGCGGAACTGCAGCGACGATGAGTTTCCCTGGACGAAGGCCAAGAAGGACACGAAGGACTTTGACCCGCTCAAGGATAAGAAGATGTATGTGGTGCATGCGGAGGCCAATGCGATCCTAAATAGCAACGGTGCCACATTGACTGGAACGCGTTTATATACCACACTCTTTCCATGCAACGAATGCGCCAAGCTCATTATACAG TCTGGAATTTCGGATATTCTTTATTTGTCGGACAAGTACGCGGAGAAGCCCACTTATCGAGCTTCACGGCGAATGCTGGACGCGGTCGGCGTTGGCCACAGACGTCATGTGcccaaacaaaaacagatTATCATCAATTTTGACGACATCCTGGAGGAGGATCCTAACTCTTCACTGAACCTCAACGACCTCCACTTGTGA